The following coding sequences are from one Salvia hispanica cultivar TCC Black 2014 chromosome 3, UniMelb_Shisp_WGS_1.0, whole genome shotgun sequence window:
- the LOC125209276 gene encoding uncharacterized protein LOC125209276: protein MEESGRPSFRSGGGERRLEIVSGRGYYSSYNLANQIYPPTSFPHDSPPVRIDATPPPPAKPWGFGGPRMNRRKRIARYKVYTVEGRVKASLRNGLRWIKNKCSHIIHGY from the coding sequence ATGGAAGAAAGCGGGCGGCCGAGTTTCCGATCTGGCGGCGGAGAAAGGAGGCTGGAAATAGTGAGCGGAAGAGGCTACTACTCCTCCTATAACCTCGCCAACCAAATCTACCCGCCGACGAGTTTCCCTCACGATTCGCCGCCGGTTCGCATCGACGCcactccgccgccgccggcgaAGCCGTGGGGATTCGGCGGCCCGCGGATGAATCGGCGGAAGCGGATAGCGAGATACAAAGTCTACACTGTTGAAGGTAGGGTGAAAGCTTCGTTGAGAAATGGTTTGCGCTGGATCAAAAATAAGTGCTCTCACATCATTCATGGCTACtga
- the LOC125216836 gene encoding uncharacterized protein LOC125216836: protein MTGFNPAYDVDVADEILPPPPLKAEKMQRKKKKSGPFGIFRAALHILRKRTDEKEAATMKKEKSSGGGDWKNIVQSMRPLHVPASPSRGGFDGSASPAPSCSGSSCGTMSQYASATNLRDLCNEDEEEQRDPDEVFDAIEGDELIDAKAEEFISRFYKSIHHQNSIHHQDRGV from the coding sequence ATGACGGGATTCAATCCGGCTTACGACGTCGACGTCGCCGACGAAAtcctgccgccgccgcctctgaAAGCCGAGAAGAtgcagaggaagaagaagaagagcggCCCGTTCGGCATATTCAGGGCGGCGCTGCACATTCTGCGCAAGCGCACCGACGAGAAGGAGGCGGCGACgatgaagaaggagaagagcagcggcggcggcgactgGAAGAACATCGTACAGTCGATGCGGCCGCTGCACGTGCCGGCGTCTCCGTCGCGCGGCGGATTTGACGGATCGGCTTCACCGGCGCCGTCGTGCTCTGGATCGTCGTGCGGAACGATGAGCCAGTACGCATCGGCGACGAATCTGCGGGATCTGTGCAACGAGGATGAGGAAGAGCAGCGAGATCCGGATGAGGTGTTCGACGCGATTGAAGGAGATGAGTTGATCGACGCCAAGGCGGAGGAATTCATCTCTCGATTTTATAAATCGATTCACCACCAGAACTCGATCCACCACCAGGATAGGGGAGTttaa
- the LOC125209277 gene encoding uncharacterized protein LOC125209277, whose protein sequence is MSKRTSLVAHRAWELLRALLCTRRGELCTAITRSAFHKLFKKIAGRDSRAALLYGDHEISFQRTPVVHVRMHRAPAALRLKLPHIPCVTPQVDRDWEDEVWCKEAEMSDEGIDERAEEFITNFYEEMKQQRQISYI, encoded by the coding sequence ATGTCGAAACGCACCTCACTCGTCGCTCACAGAGCGTGGGAGCTCCTGCGCGCGCTGCTGTGCACCAGAAGAGGCGAATTGTGCACCGCGATCACGCGCAGCGCGTTCcacaaattattcaaaaaaatcgCGGGCAGAGATTCGCGCGCGGCGCTTCTCTACGGCGATCACGAGATCTCGTTCCAGAGGACGCCGGTGGTGCACGTGAGGATGCACCGCGCGCCGGCTGCTCTGCGGCTCAAGCTGCCGCACATTCCGTGCGTCACGCCGCAGGTGGATCGCGATTGGGAGGATGAGGTGTGGTGCAAGGAGGCGGAGATGAGTGATGAGGGGATTGATGAGAGGGCGGAGGAGTTCATCACCAACTTCTATGAGGAAATGAAGCAGCAGAGACAGATTTCATATATatga
- the LOC125215114 gene encoding CTP synthase-like — MKYVLVTGGVVSGLGKGVTASSIGVVLKACGLRVTSIKIDPYLNTDAGTMSPFEHGEVFVLDDGGEVDLDLGNYERFLDVRLTRDNNITTGKIYQSVLEQERRGDYLGKTVQVVPHITEAIKNWIESVSHIPVDGKEGPADVCVIELGGTVGDIESMPFIEALRQLLFSVGQNNFCLIHVSLIPVLGVVGEQKTKPTQHSVRELRALGLTPHFLACRSAEPLLENTRQKLSQFCHVPVSNILNIHDVPNIWHIPLLLRSQNAHDAILTHLELQSVANTPNLQEWTDRAETFDNLSNSVRIAMVGKYVGMADSYLSVVKALLHACIACSLKPAIDWIAASDLEDDNALSTPEAQATAWRTLKNAACILVPGGFGDRGVKGMLLAAKYARENKVPYLGICLGMQISVIEFARNVLNMERANSSEFDKDTPNPVVIFMPEGSKTHMGSTMRLGSRRTLFQTPDCLTAKLYHNSEYVDERHRHRYEVNPEMVDTLEKSGLKFVGKDETGKRMEILELKDHPFYVGAQFHPEFKSRPGRPSPLFLGFILAAIGQLGPYLQNPRNGSL; from the exons ATGAAGTATGTTTTGGTCACCGGAGGCGTGGTGAGCGGCCTCGGGAAAGGCGTCACCGCCAGCAGCATCGGCGTCGTGCTGAAAGCGTGCGGCCTGCGCGTCACTTCCATTAAAATTG ATCCCTATTTGAATACAGATGCTGGTACAATGTCCCCATTTGAGCATGGGGAGGTTTTTGTTCTTGATGATGGAGGCGAG GTGGATCTTGATTTAGGTAACTATGAAAGGTTTCTGGATGTGAGACTTACTAGGGACAACAATATTACTACAGGAAAGATATATCAG TCTGTCCTTGAACAGGAGCGGAGAGGGGATTATCTTGGGAAGACAGTACAG GTGGTACCCCACATTACCGAAGCCATTAAGAATTGGATTGAATCAGTATCACATATCCCTGTGGATGGGAAAGAAGGCCCTGCAGATGTTTGTGTTATAGAATTGGGCGGCACTGTTG GTGATATTGAGTCAATGCCGTTCATTGAAGCTTTGAGACAGCTACTCTTCTCTGTTG GACAAAATAATTTCTGTTTGATTCACGTCAGCCTTATCCCCGTTCTCGGAGTTGTTGGTGAACAG AAAACTAAACCTACACAACATAGTGTCCGCGAATTGAGGGCATTAGGCTTGACCCCACATTTTCTAGCTTGCCGCTCAGCAGAG CCTCTGTTGGAGAATACAAGGCAAAAATTGTCACAATTTTGCCATGTGCCT GTTAGCAATATACTCAATATCCATGACGTGCCAAATATTTGGCACATCCCTCTACTGCTTCGG AGTCAAAATGCACATGATGCCATTCTAACACATCTGGAGCTACAGAG TGTTGCCAATACTCCTAATTTACAAGAATGGACTGATAGAGCTGAAACCTTTGACAATCTCTCAAACTCT GTGAGAATTGCAATGGTCGGGAAATATGTTGGAATGGCGGATTCTTATCTGTCAGTGGTGAAG GCCCTTTTGCATGCTTGCATTGCCTGTTCATTGAAGCCAGCAATTGATTGGATTGCAGCTTCAGATCTTGAAGATGACAACGCGTTGTCT ACACCGGAAGCTCAAGCGACAGCTTGGAGAACTCTTAAG AATGCTGCATGTATCTTGGTTCCAGGTGGGTTTGGAGATCGGGGTGTCAAAGGTATGCTATTGGCTGCAAAATATGCCCGAGAGAACAAAGTTCCATATCTCGGGATATGTTTGGGTATGCAGATATCCGTGATTGAGTTTGCGAGAAAT GTTTTGAACATGGAAAGGGCAAACAGCTCCGAGTTTGATAAGGATACCCCAAATCCTGTTGTGATATTCATGCCAGAG GGTTCAAAAACTCACATGGGAAGCACAATGAGACTTGGTAGTCGAAGAACACTATTTCAGACACCAGACTGCTTGACCGCAAAACT GTACCATAACTCAGAGTATGTTGATGAAAGACATAGGCACCGATATGAG GTGAACCCAGAAATGGTTGATACCTTAGAGAAATCTGGCCTAAAATTTGTTGGGAAAGATGAAACTGGAAAACGGATGGAG ATTTTGGAGCTCAAAGACCACCCCTTTTACGTCGGGGCTCAGTTCCATCCAGAATTCAAGTCACGCCCTGGGAGGCCCTCACCACTATTCTTAG gtTTCATTTTGGCGGCAATTGGGCAGTTAGGACCTTACCTTCAAAATCCTCGTAATGGAAGCTTGTAG
- the LOC125216499 gene encoding uncharacterized protein LOC125216499, with translation MLLSHLPSAADPPRLSQEDIHTSSYFYSAPPTPMHFDRINSASFQFQFSSRFAPTANLPNADDLFFNGHIRPMQLHSGGGDLKFSHRKARSMSPAVEYEAKRINESPSGRNSKKWMFLKDLLHRSKSEGRGNRFWSISLSSPSSSKNHETKRGTKAPVNGKAANGLWRRRVSAHELHYTANRAQAEEMKKKTFLPYRQGLLGCLAFTGSFTTNRNPISSI, from the coding sequence ATGCTTCTCTCTCATCTCCCCTCCGCCGCTGACCCTCCGCGCCTCAGCCAGGAGGACATCCACACCTCCTCCTACTTCTACAGCGCTCCCCCAACCCCCATGCATTTCGATCGAATCAATTCCGCTTCATTCCAGTTCCAATTCTCTTCTAGGTTTGCTCCTACCGCTAATTTGCCTAACGCCGACGACCTCTTCTTCAACGGCCACATCCGGCCGATGCAATTGCACAGCGGAGGCGGAGATCTCAAATTCTCGCACCGGAAAGCTAGATCCATGTCGCCGGCGGTGGAATACGAGGCGAAGAGGATCAATGAGTCGCCGTCGGGGAGGAACTCGAAGAAGTGGATGTTTCTCAAGGATCTACTGCATCGGAGCAAGAGCGAGGGGAGAGGCAACAGATTCTGGTCGATCTCGTTGTCTTCACCGTCGTCTTCGAAGAATCATGAGACGAAGAGAGGAACGAAGGCTCCGGTTAACGGAAAAGCTGCGAACGGATTGTGGCGGAGGCGAGTGTCGGCGCACGAGCTGCATTACACGGCGAATAGAGCGCAGGCGGaggagatgaagaagaagacgtTTCTGCCGTACCGGCAAGGTCTGCTTGGGTGCCTAGCCTTCACTGGATCATTTACCACTAATCGGAATCCTATTTCATCCATCTGA
- the LOC125210933 gene encoding uncharacterized protein LOC125210933 isoform X3, with protein MTLWKCNRLKFIANSCIVLLASFHARGFQSSNRAVHSSAHEDDDFSELDSGVSECLPNKIESVIEKVDDFLGDDVSLEVNPRVSDWPDQEINLVTEKSDAFLVGSQDDDAFSELGPGTSDVSAKKLNLVTEKRDHFTRTNSHKKAQSSGHKDLMKAIARSFATPAKARVPSHARMPTDNKEPGSKSISSDYRPNGEEGVGAVAKSSTTSSTESHAPHNAPRSTDGNRNISGTKYPLSVSIMNIPSEVGLSKLVEAISVFGKVSGASFVTTSENFKCCNIDFEDADQCKRAVSAGKVEVGSHIFLVSPLDAVDLVAVRIKNINLWTTDYAVHSICKAAGELVGLTRTNRTCVDAFFNVRNHTCHLDIIKKLNNTVCESNHWSACELPSISNASQAGYNLHSQIADHCAKLSTELSMKRIYLQDLESLNKSVMHLKDISSPLNHSG; from the exons ATGACGCTGTGGAAATGCAACCGGTTGAAATTTATAGCTAATAGCTGCATCGTTCTGCTGGCCAGCTTCCATGCACGAGGATTTCAGAGCTCGAATAGGGCTGTTCACTCTTCTGCTCATGAGGATGATGATTTCTCAGAGTTGGATTCGGGAGTATCAGAATGCcttccaaataaaattgaatcagTTATCGAGaaagttgatgattttttg GGTGATGATGTTTCCTTAGAAGTGAATCCAAGAGTATCAGATTGGCCTGACCAGGAAATTAATTTGGTTACAGAAAAATCTGATGCATTTTTGGTAGGTTCGCAG GATGATGATGCCTTCTCAGAACTGGGACCAGGAACATCAGATGTCTCCGCTAAGAAACTGAATTTGGTTACTGAAAAACGCGATCATTTTACG AGAACAAATTCCCATAAAAAGGCCCAGTCTTCAGGTCACAAGGATTTGATGAAAGCCATTGCCAGATCTTTTGCTACTCCAGCTAAGGCTCGTGTCCCTTCTCATGCAAGGATGCCTACTGATAACAAGGAGCCGGGTAGCAAGTCCATATCTTCAGATTACAGGCCAAACGGGGAGGAGGGAGTTGGAGCAGTTGCCAAATCTTCTACAACTTCATCTACTGAGTCTCATGCCCCTCATAATGCGCCAAGATCTACTGATGGCAATAGAAATATATCTGGAACAAAATATCCACTCTCTGTCTCCATTATGAACATACCTTCTGAAGTTGGTCTCTCCAAGCTCGTAGAAGCTATTTCAGTATTCGGAAAGGTTTCTGGTGCTTCTTTTGTGACTACATCTGAAAATTTTAAGTGTTGTAACATTGATTTTGAG GATGCAGACCAATGCAAGAGAGCAGTTTCGGCTGGTAAAGTTGAAGTGGGAAGTCACATATTTCTAGTTAGTCCTCTTGATGCTGTAGATCTAGTTGCAGTGAGGATCAAGAACATAAACCTATGGACTACTGATTATGCAGTACACTCCATATGCAAGGCAGCTGGCGAATTAGTGGGATTGACTAGGACAAACAGGACCTGTGTGGATGCCTTCTTCAATGTCCGGAATCACACTTGCCATCTggacataattaaaaa GTTGAATAATACAGTATGTGAAAGCAACCACTGGTCTGCTTGCGAGCTCCCAAGCATATCTAACGCATCTCAAGCTGGATACAATTTGCATTCCCAGATTGCTGATCATTGTGCCAAGCTGAGCACAGAACTTTCCATGAAAAGAATATATCTGCAGGATCTAGAGAGCTTAAACAAGAGTGTAATGCACCTAAAAGACATATCATCTCCCTTGAATCACTCAGGTTAG
- the LOC125210933 gene encoding uncharacterized protein LOC125210933 isoform X2, which yields MKSALKASIYLLSANKFWVNTSSKVSSRSIISTFDLLRGQFDCSFHARGFQSSNRAVHSSAHEDDDFSELDSGVSECLPNKIESVIEKVDDFLGDDVSLEVNPRVSDWPDQEINLVTEKSDAFLDDDAFSELGPGTSDVSAKKLNLVTEKRDHFTRTNSHKKAQSSGHKDLMKAIARSFATPAKARVPSHARMPTDNKEPGSKSISSDYRPNGEEGVGAVAKSSTTSSTESHAPHNAPRSTDGNRNISGTKYPLSVSIMNIPSEVGLSKLVEAISVFGKVSGASFVTTSENFKCCNIDFEDADQCKRAVSAGKVEVGSHIFLVSPLDAVDLVAVRIKNINLWTTDYAVHSICKAAGELVGLTRTNRTCVDAFFNVRNHTCHLDIIKKLNNTVCESNHWSACELPSISNASQAGYNLHSQIADHCAKLSTELSMKRIYLQDLESLNKSVMHLKDISSPLNHSG from the exons ATGAAGTCGGCATTAAAAGCTTCCATATATTTGCTATCTGCTA ATAAATTTTGGGTAAATACAAGCAGCAAGGTTTCATCGCGATCGATTATATCCACCTTCGACCTTCTCCGCGGCCAATTTGACTGCAG CTTCCATGCACGAGGATTTCAGAGCTCGAATAGGGCTGTTCACTCTTCTGCTCATGAGGATGATGATTTCTCAGAGTTGGATTCGGGAGTATCAGAATGCcttccaaataaaattgaatcagTTATCGAGaaagttgatgattttttg GGTGATGATGTTTCCTTAGAAGTGAATCCAAGAGTATCAGATTGGCCTGACCAGGAAATTAATTTGGTTACAGAAAAATCTGATGCATTTTTG GATGATGATGCCTTCTCAGAACTGGGACCAGGAACATCAGATGTCTCCGCTAAGAAACTGAATTTGGTTACTGAAAAACGCGATCATTTTACG AGAACAAATTCCCATAAAAAGGCCCAGTCTTCAGGTCACAAGGATTTGATGAAAGCCATTGCCAGATCTTTTGCTACTCCAGCTAAGGCTCGTGTCCCTTCTCATGCAAGGATGCCTACTGATAACAAGGAGCCGGGTAGCAAGTCCATATCTTCAGATTACAGGCCAAACGGGGAGGAGGGAGTTGGAGCAGTTGCCAAATCTTCTACAACTTCATCTACTGAGTCTCATGCCCCTCATAATGCGCCAAGATCTACTGATGGCAATAGAAATATATCTGGAACAAAATATCCACTCTCTGTCTCCATTATGAACATACCTTCTGAAGTTGGTCTCTCCAAGCTCGTAGAAGCTATTTCAGTATTCGGAAAGGTTTCTGGTGCTTCTTTTGTGACTACATCTGAAAATTTTAAGTGTTGTAACATTGATTTTGAG GATGCAGACCAATGCAAGAGAGCAGTTTCGGCTGGTAAAGTTGAAGTGGGAAGTCACATATTTCTAGTTAGTCCTCTTGATGCTGTAGATCTAGTTGCAGTGAGGATCAAGAACATAAACCTATGGACTACTGATTATGCAGTACACTCCATATGCAAGGCAGCTGGCGAATTAGTGGGATTGACTAGGACAAACAGGACCTGTGTGGATGCCTTCTTCAATGTCCGGAATCACACTTGCCATCTggacataattaaaaa GTTGAATAATACAGTATGTGAAAGCAACCACTGGTCTGCTTGCGAGCTCCCAAGCATATCTAACGCATCTCAAGCTGGATACAATTTGCATTCCCAGATTGCTGATCATTGTGCCAAGCTGAGCACAGAACTTTCCATGAAAAGAATATATCTGCAGGATCTAGAGAGCTTAAACAAGAGTGTAATGCACCTAAAAGACATATCATCTCCCTTGAATCACTCAGGTTAG
- the LOC125210933 gene encoding uncharacterized protein LOC125210933 isoform X1: protein MKSALKASIYLLSANKFWVNTSSKVSSRSIISTFDLLRGQFDCSFHARGFQSSNRAVHSSAHEDDDFSELDSGVSECLPNKIESVIEKVDDFLGDDVSLEVNPRVSDWPDQEINLVTEKSDAFLVGSQDDDAFSELGPGTSDVSAKKLNLVTEKRDHFTRTNSHKKAQSSGHKDLMKAIARSFATPAKARVPSHARMPTDNKEPGSKSISSDYRPNGEEGVGAVAKSSTTSSTESHAPHNAPRSTDGNRNISGTKYPLSVSIMNIPSEVGLSKLVEAISVFGKVSGASFVTTSENFKCCNIDFEDADQCKRAVSAGKVEVGSHIFLVSPLDAVDLVAVRIKNINLWTTDYAVHSICKAAGELVGLTRTNRTCVDAFFNVRNHTCHLDIIKKLNNTVCESNHWSACELPSISNASQAGYNLHSQIADHCAKLSTELSMKRIYLQDLESLNKSVMHLKDISSPLNHSG, encoded by the exons ATGAAGTCGGCATTAAAAGCTTCCATATATTTGCTATCTGCTA ATAAATTTTGGGTAAATACAAGCAGCAAGGTTTCATCGCGATCGATTATATCCACCTTCGACCTTCTCCGCGGCCAATTTGACTGCAG CTTCCATGCACGAGGATTTCAGAGCTCGAATAGGGCTGTTCACTCTTCTGCTCATGAGGATGATGATTTCTCAGAGTTGGATTCGGGAGTATCAGAATGCcttccaaataaaattgaatcagTTATCGAGaaagttgatgattttttg GGTGATGATGTTTCCTTAGAAGTGAATCCAAGAGTATCAGATTGGCCTGACCAGGAAATTAATTTGGTTACAGAAAAATCTGATGCATTTTTGGTAGGTTCGCAG GATGATGATGCCTTCTCAGAACTGGGACCAGGAACATCAGATGTCTCCGCTAAGAAACTGAATTTGGTTACTGAAAAACGCGATCATTTTACG AGAACAAATTCCCATAAAAAGGCCCAGTCTTCAGGTCACAAGGATTTGATGAAAGCCATTGCCAGATCTTTTGCTACTCCAGCTAAGGCTCGTGTCCCTTCTCATGCAAGGATGCCTACTGATAACAAGGAGCCGGGTAGCAAGTCCATATCTTCAGATTACAGGCCAAACGGGGAGGAGGGAGTTGGAGCAGTTGCCAAATCTTCTACAACTTCATCTACTGAGTCTCATGCCCCTCATAATGCGCCAAGATCTACTGATGGCAATAGAAATATATCTGGAACAAAATATCCACTCTCTGTCTCCATTATGAACATACCTTCTGAAGTTGGTCTCTCCAAGCTCGTAGAAGCTATTTCAGTATTCGGAAAGGTTTCTGGTGCTTCTTTTGTGACTACATCTGAAAATTTTAAGTGTTGTAACATTGATTTTGAG GATGCAGACCAATGCAAGAGAGCAGTTTCGGCTGGTAAAGTTGAAGTGGGAAGTCACATATTTCTAGTTAGTCCTCTTGATGCTGTAGATCTAGTTGCAGTGAGGATCAAGAACATAAACCTATGGACTACTGATTATGCAGTACACTCCATATGCAAGGCAGCTGGCGAATTAGTGGGATTGACTAGGACAAACAGGACCTGTGTGGATGCCTTCTTCAATGTCCGGAATCACACTTGCCATCTggacataattaaaaa GTTGAATAATACAGTATGTGAAAGCAACCACTGGTCTGCTTGCGAGCTCCCAAGCATATCTAACGCATCTCAAGCTGGATACAATTTGCATTCCCAGATTGCTGATCATTGTGCCAAGCTGAGCACAGAACTTTCCATGAAAAGAATATATCTGCAGGATCTAGAGAGCTTAAACAAGAGTGTAATGCACCTAAAAGACATATCATCTCCCTTGAATCACTCAGGTTAG
- the LOC125210818 gene encoding dnaJ protein ERDJ3B — translation MAHRRSKLLLFVCYALYCLIAVAAKSYYDVLQVPKGASDDQIKRAYRKLALKYHPDKNQGNEEANKRFAEINNAYEVLSDSEKRGIYDRYGEEGLKQHAASGGRGGGGGMNIQDIFSSFFGGGPAEEEERVVKGDDVIVDLDATLEDLYMGGTLKVWRVKNVIKPAPGKRRCNCRNEVYHKQIGPGMFQQMTEQVCEQCPNVKYEREGDFITVDIEKGMQDGQEVLFYEEGEPIIDGEAGDLKFRVRTAPHDRFRREGNDLHTTVTITLVQALVGFEKTVKHLDEHLVDISSKGITKPKQVRKFKGEGMPLHFSNKKGDLYVAFEVIFPTSLTEEQKTKIKEILP, via the exons ATGGCGCATCGGAGATCAAAGTTATTGCTGTTTGTATGCTACGCGTTATACTGCCTGATCGCTGTTGCAGC GAAGAGCTACTATGATGTTCTCCAAGTTCCGAAAGGCGCCTCGGATGACCAAATAAAGCGTGCGTATCGGAAGCTCGCGTTGAAGTATCATCCGGACAAAAATCAAGGGAATGAGGAGGCGAACAAGAGATTTGCGGAAATTAACAATG CTTATGAAGTTTTATCGGATAGCGAAAAGAGAGGTATATATGATAGATACGGTGAGGAAGGTCTCAAGCAGCATGCGGCTAGTGGTGGGAGAGGAGGAGGTGGCGGTATGAACATTCAAGATATATTTAGCTC TTTCTTTGGTGGAGGTCCCGCTGAAGAGGAAGAGAGGGTTGTCAAAGGTGATGATGTTATTGTTGATTTGGACGCCACACTTGAAGACCTGTATATGGGGGGTACTTTGAAG GTTTGGAGGGTGAAAAACGTAATAAAACCAGCCCCAGGGAAGAGGCGCTGCAACTGTAGAAATGAGGTTTACCACAAACAAATTGGTCCTGGGATGTTTCAGCAGATGACGGAGCAG GTATGTGAACAGTGCCCAAATGTGAAGTATGAAAGGGAAGGTGATTTTATCACCGTGGATATTGAGAAAGGAATGCAGGATGGACAG GAAGTGCTGTTCTATGAAGAAGGTGAACCAATAATTGATGGTGAAGCAGGAGATCTTAAG TTTCGTGTACGTACTGCACCCCATGACCGCTTCAGAAGGGAAGGCAATGATCTGCATACAACAGTCACCATTACTTTG GTTCAAGCCCTTGTTGGTTTTGAGAAGACTGTTAAACACCTCGACGAGCATTTAGTGGACATCAGCTCCAAG GGAATCACAAAACCGAAGCAAGTGAGGAAGTTTAAAGGGGAAGGCATGCCGTTACATTTCAGTAACAAGAAGGGTGATTTATACGTGGCCTTCGAGGTTATTTTCCCGACATCATTGACGGAGGAGCAGAAGACAAAGATCAAGGAAATACTACCCTAG
- the LOC125212405 gene encoding transcription initiation factor TFIID subunit 13-like has product MSNMAAGPSKVRPGSSQPSESSKRKRGMFQKDLQHMMYGFGDDANPLPETVALVEDIVVEYVTEMVHKAQDIASKRGKLLTEDFLFLIRKDLPKLNRCTELLSMNEELKQARKAFEVDEEKLASTD; this is encoded by the exons ATGAGTAACATGGCAGCAGGTCCCTCAAAAGTGAGGCCGGGTTCATCGCAACCTTCAGAATCCTCCAAGCGGAAACGCGGAATGTTTCAGAAGGATT TGCAGCATATGATGTATGGGTTCGGAGATGATGCTAAT CCCCTTCCAGAGACTGTTGCACTTGTTGAGGATATTGTTGTGGAGTACGTCACGGAGATG GTGCATAAAGCTCAGGATATTGCATCCAAACGAGGAAAACTCTTGACAGAAGATTTCCTCTTTCTAATCCGAAAG GATTTGCCAAAACTCAACCGGTGCACGGAGTTGTTGTCGATGAACGAAGAACTGAAGCAAGCAAGGAAAGCTTTTGAGGTTGACGAAGAGAAACTGGCTTCGACTGACTGA